Proteins encoded in a region of the Chitinimonas sp. BJYL2 genome:
- the lpxK gene encoding tetraacyldisaccharide 4'-kinase, whose translation MRTPAFWQSRFPAALLLPLAALFSVLAALRRFAYRRGWLTSTRVPVPVVVIGNITAGGAGKTPTAQYLARQLRAAGWQPGIISRGHGGQVDGHAAVPADGDPARFGDEPVLLARTTGCPVFVGRDRVATARALLAAHPDTQVLLCDDGMQHYRLHRDIELALIDGARGLMNGWPLPAGPLREPPSRLQCCDAVIINGAAAVPVPAHTHTFAMRLQAEALWRLDDARQQKPLAALAGQTVHALAGIANPERFFATLRAADLNVIGHAFADHHAYAAADVRGLVDAPLLVTEKDAVKLQTLLATGELSANGNIWVLPVTARYTPDLASWLLDRLTQLRHLP comes from the coding sequence ATGCGTACCCCCGCCTTCTGGCAATCCCGCTTTCCCGCCGCCTTGCTCCTGCCGCTGGCGGCGTTGTTTTCTGTGCTCGCTGCCTTGCGCCGCTTCGCCTACCGCCGCGGCTGGCTCACCAGCACGCGCGTGCCTGTGCCCGTCGTCGTGATCGGCAACATCACTGCGGGCGGCGCCGGCAAAACCCCGACTGCACAGTATCTTGCCCGGCAGCTGCGCGCCGCTGGCTGGCAGCCGGGCATCATCAGCCGCGGCCATGGCGGGCAAGTGGACGGCCATGCTGCCGTGCCGGCGGATGGCGATCCTGCACGCTTTGGCGATGAGCCTGTGCTACTGGCCCGCACCACCGGTTGCCCGGTATTCGTAGGCCGCGATCGCGTTGCCACCGCACGCGCCTTGCTGGCGGCGCATCCCGATACCCAAGTCTTGCTATGCGACGACGGCATGCAGCACTACCGCCTGCACCGCGATATCGAGCTGGCGCTGATCGACGGCGCGCGCGGCTTGATGAATGGCTGGCCGCTGCCTGCCGGCCCGCTGCGCGAGCCTCCCAGCCGCCTGCAATGCTGCGACGCCGTCATCATCAACGGCGCGGCGGCCGTACCCGTGCCTGCGCACACCCATACCTTTGCCATGCGTTTGCAAGCCGAAGCGCTCTGGCGACTGGATGATGCACGGCAACAAAAACCGCTGGCAGCACTGGCAGGACAAACCGTGCACGCGTTGGCCGGCATCGCCAACCCCGAGCGCTTTTTTGCCACGCTGCGGGCAGCAGACCTGAACGTAATCGGCCACGCCTTTGCCGATCACCACGCCTATGCGGCGGCCGACGTGCGAGGCTTGGTCGATGCGCCCTTGCTGGTCACCGAGAAGGACGCCGTGAAACTGCAAACCCTGTTGGCGACAGGCGAGCTCTCGGCCAATGGTAATATCTGGGTTTTGCCGGTCACGGCACGCTACACGCCGGATCTGGCGAGCTGGCTGCTCGACCGCCTCACGCAACTTCGCCACCTTCCCTGA
- a CDS encoding biopolymer transporter ExbD, producing the protein MNFRRGRVREEPEINFIPLIDVMLVILIFLMATTTYSKFTELKIALPTAAAEKQEAKAQEIEVSVSNSGQYAINGSRVSFSGVEQLGADLRKAANGKEPVIVINADGNANHQSVVNVMEAARMAGFARLTFATQTPQ; encoded by the coding sequence ATGAACTTCCGCCGCGGCAGGGTGCGTGAAGAGCCCGAAATCAACTTCATCCCGCTGATCGACGTGATGCTGGTCATCCTGATTTTCCTGATGGCCACGACCACGTATTCCAAGTTCACCGAACTGAAGATTGCGCTGCCCACGGCGGCTGCCGAGAAGCAGGAAGCCAAAGCGCAGGAGATTGAGGTATCGGTGAGCAATTCGGGGCAGTACGCCATCAACGGTTCGCGCGTCTCGTTCAGTGGCGTGGAGCAGCTTGGCGCCGATCTACGCAAGGCCGCCAATGGCAAGGAACCCGTTATCGTCATCAATGCGGATGGCAATGCCAACCACCAGTCTGTAGTCAACGTGATGGAAGCCGCCCGCATGGCGGGTTTTGCGCGGTTGACCTTCGCGACCCAGACACCGCAGTGA
- the recG gene encoding ATP-dependent DNA helicase RecG gives MSLDFAKLPKAVASRLAKLGIRQPFDLVLHLPLRYEDETHLYTIADAPMGVPVMVEGTVEHADITFRPRRQLVARISDGSSELFVRLLHFYPNQQQQLAEGKRVRLLGEIRRGFFGEEMVHPKVRSVGSETPLAEALTPIYPTVNGLAQPPLRKLVNQALNHCVLDDTLPEVLRHDLGLMPFDAAVRLLHQPTPDTAQRALSERTHAAWLRLKFDELLAQQLSMRLAYRRRREQTAPSLRATGLLAQQLLASLPFGLTGAQTKVLAEIRHDLASTHPMQRLLQGDVGAGKTIVAALAALDAIEAGHQAALMAPTEILAEQHYKKLSQWLAPLGIEVVWLAGSLKPAAKAAAIARVESGEAWLAVGTHALFQESVSFARLGLAIVDEQHRFGVHQRLALRGKGGSPHQLMMSATPIPRTLAMSFYADLDVSVIDELPPGRTPIKTRLVNDARREEMVEQVRKVCSEGRQVYWVCPLIEESEALELQTAIDTHVALSESLPEYRVGLVHGRLKPAEKAEVMAAFARNEVQVLVATTVIEVGVDVPNATLMVIEHAERMGLAQLHQLRGRVGRGALESSCILLYSAPLGEVAKQRLKVIFETTDGFLIAREDLRIRGPGEFLGARQSGVPMLRFADLERDTVLLEQARDVAGTLLDHHPAVVEAHLDRWLSGREELLKA, from the coding sequence ATGAGTCTGGATTTCGCCAAGCTGCCCAAGGCCGTCGCCAGCCGTCTGGCCAAGCTGGGCATCCGCCAGCCGTTTGATCTGGTGCTGCACCTGCCGCTGCGTTACGAGGACGAAACTCATCTGTACACGATTGCCGATGCGCCCATGGGCGTGCCGGTGATGGTGGAAGGTACCGTCGAGCACGCCGACATCACCTTCCGACCGCGCCGTCAGCTCGTTGCCCGCATCAGCGATGGCAGCAGCGAGCTGTTCGTGCGCCTGCTGCATTTCTACCCCAACCAGCAACAGCAGCTCGCCGAGGGCAAGCGCGTGCGTTTGCTGGGCGAAATCCGCCGCGGCTTTTTTGGCGAAGAGATGGTGCACCCCAAGGTGCGCAGCGTGGGCAGTGAAACCCCGCTGGCCGAGGCGCTGACCCCCATCTACCCCACCGTCAACGGCCTCGCCCAGCCGCCGCTGCGCAAGCTGGTAAACCAGGCACTCAACCACTGCGTGCTCGACGACACACTGCCCGAGGTGCTCCGCCACGATCTGGGCCTGATGCCGTTTGACGCCGCCGTGCGCCTGCTGCACCAGCCCACGCCCGATACGGCGCAGCGCGCACTGTCCGAACGCACCCACGCCGCTTGGCTGCGCCTCAAGTTCGATGAGCTGCTGGCGCAGCAGCTGTCGATGCGCCTTGCCTACCGACGCCGCCGCGAACAGACCGCGCCGAGCCTGCGTGCCACCGGCCTGCTGGCGCAGCAGCTGCTGGCATCCCTGCCGTTCGGTCTGACCGGCGCGCAGACCAAGGTGCTCGCGGAAATCCGCCACGATCTGGCCAGCACACATCCGATGCAGCGCTTACTGCAAGGCGATGTGGGCGCAGGAAAGACCATTGTTGCCGCACTGGCGGCACTGGATGCAATTGAAGCCGGCCACCAGGCTGCGCTGATGGCACCGACCGAAATCCTCGCCGAACAGCACTACAAAAAACTCAGCCAGTGGCTGGCACCGCTAGGTATCGAGGTCGTCTGGCTCGCAGGCTCCCTCAAGCCCGCCGCCAAGGCCGCGGCCATTGCGCGCGTCGAATCGGGCGAGGCCTGGTTGGCAGTAGGCACCCATGCCCTATTCCAGGAATCCGTCAGCTTTGCGCGGCTGGGTCTCGCTATCGTGGACGAACAGCACCGCTTTGGCGTGCACCAGCGCTTGGCGCTGCGCGGCAAGGGCGGCTCGCCGCACCAGCTGATGATGTCGGCCACGCCGATTCCGCGCACGCTGGCGATGAGCTTCTATGCCGACCTCGACGTCAGCGTGATCGACGAGCTCCCACCGGGCCGCACGCCGATCAAGACCCGGCTGGTCAACGATGCGCGCCGCGAGGAAATGGTCGAACAGGTACGCAAGGTATGCAGCGAGGGCCGGCAGGTCTACTGGGTCTGCCCGCTGATCGAAGAGAGCGAAGCACTGGAGCTGCAAACCGCCATCGACACGCACGTCGCGCTGTCCGAATCCCTGCCTGAATACCGCGTCGGCCTCGTCCATGGCCGCCTCAAGCCGGCCGAAAAGGCCGAAGTGATGGCGGCGTTTGCGCGCAACGAGGTACAGGTACTGGTGGCCACCACCGTCATCGAGGTCGGCGTGGATGTGCCGAACGCGACGCTGATGGTGATCGAACATGCCGAGCGCATGGGCCTGGCGCAGCTTCACCAGCTGCGTGGCCGCGTGGGCCGGGGTGCGCTCGAGTCGAGCTGCATCCTGCTATACAGCGCGCCGCTGGGCGAAGTGGCCAAGCAGCGGCTCAAAGTGATTTTCGAAACCACTGATGGCTTCCTGATCGCCCGCGAAGACCTGCGCATCCGTGGTCCCGGCGAATTTCTGGGTGCGCGTCAGTCGGGCGTGCCCATGCTGCGCTTTGCCGATCTGGAGCGCGATACCGTGCTGCTGGAGCAGGCGCGCGATGTGGCCGGCACGCTGCTCGATCATCACCCGGCGGTGGTGGAAGCGCATCTGGATCGCTGGCTGTCCGGTCGCGAAGAGCTGCTCAAGGCCTGA
- a CDS encoding Trm112 family protein, whose translation MDAKLLEILVCPICKGPLHYAKARQELICRGDRLAFPVRDGIPVMLEGEARELAPEEEVGA comes from the coding sequence ATGGACGCCAAACTGCTGGAAATCCTCGTCTGCCCGATTTGCAAGGGCCCCTTGCATTACGCCAAGGCACGCCAGGAGCTGATCTGCCGAGGTGATCGCCTGGCCTTCCCGGTGCGTGACGGTATCCCGGTCATGCTGGAAGGCGAAGCCCGCGAGCTGGCACCTGAAGAGGAAGTCGGCGCGTGA
- a CDS encoding Rossmann-like and DUF2520 domain-containing protein, whose amino-acid sequence MQLPTLNLIGPGKLGFSLAGMLHAAGLVSLQAVASRDESGAHAAVDKLGTGMACTLANLPTADLTLIATPDAALAQTATALARNPQLQAGRIVWHASGALASSELNPLRARGLLIASVHPLRSFATAANTLAGTHCGCEGDDEALAVLEPLHAALGAHCFRIDPAHKTLYHAAAVLACNDLVALMDHALHCMAAAGVAREQAWPALRPLIDGTLANLDRLPPAAALTGPVARGDIDTVARQLTATNALDAQVGAVYRTLARSALRLAQMDATRRDPLNQLLSEQP is encoded by the coding sequence ATGCAACTCCCTACCCTGAACCTGATCGGCCCCGGCAAGCTGGGGTTCAGCCTTGCCGGCATGCTGCATGCTGCCGGCTTGGTGAGCCTGCAGGCTGTGGCCAGCCGAGATGAGTCCGGCGCTCACGCCGCTGTCGACAAACTGGGGACAGGCATGGCCTGCACCTTGGCCAACCTGCCCACCGCCGACCTCACGCTGATCGCCACGCCCGACGCCGCACTGGCGCAAACCGCCACCGCTCTGGCGCGCAATCCGCAGCTGCAAGCCGGGCGCATTGTCTGGCATGCCAGCGGCGCGCTCGCCAGTAGCGAACTCAACCCTTTGCGCGCACGCGGCCTGCTGATTGCCAGCGTGCATCCACTACGCTCGTTTGCCACCGCTGCCAATACGTTGGCTGGCACCCATTGCGGCTGCGAAGGCGATGATGAAGCATTGGCTGTGCTTGAACCGCTGCACGCCGCGCTGGGTGCGCACTGTTTCCGCATCGATCCGGCGCACAAGACGCTCTACCACGCCGCCGCCGTGCTGGCCTGCAACGATCTGGTCGCGCTGATGGACCACGCCCTGCACTGCATGGCCGCTGCCGGCGTCGCGCGCGAACAAGCCTGGCCGGCCCTGCGCCCCTTGATCGACGGCACACTGGCCAATCTGGACCGGCTCCCCCCGGCCGCCGCGCTGACCGGCCCGGTAGCGCGCGGCGACATCGACACGGTCGCGCGGCAGCTCACTGCCACCAACGCGCTAGACGCTCAGGTAGGTGCCGTCTACCGCACGCTGGCGCGCTCGGCACTGAGGCTGGCGCAGATGGATGCCACGCGCCGCGACCCACTCAATCAGCTATTGAGCGAACAGCCATGA
- a CDS encoding NUDIX hydrolase family protein encodes MTVTALQDSLQTWRSQYPRFDPAGLTGWLVEGTLAGWVSPAMASRLRESGLFEESDDGLTLSRALGGPLGRSHALQCLAEVLRGEGWIQGWRDEAYDWVDDWGRVRFSLERAAFRPLGLCSRAVHVNGYIEDGGIWIARRALHKAVDPGRLDNMTAGGIAAGETVRDCLLRELAEEAGIPTRLALLARPAGVLRSQRREPDGIHDEMLYCFDLALPPDFVPINTDGEVDGFELLDADEAAARLGEMTLDAALVTAAWLDRWMDGEV; translated from the coding sequence ATGACCGTCACTGCCCTGCAGGACTCGCTTCAGACCTGGCGTAGCCAGTACCCCCGCTTCGACCCGGCCGGGCTTACGGGTTGGCTGGTAGAAGGCACGCTGGCCGGTTGGGTGAGCCCTGCCATGGCCTCACGCCTGCGCGAGAGCGGCCTGTTTGAAGAAAGTGACGACGGCCTGACCCTGAGCCGCGCGCTCGGTGGCCCGCTGGGGCGATCCCACGCCTTGCAGTGTCTGGCCGAGGTTCTGCGGGGTGAGGGCTGGATTCAGGGATGGCGCGATGAAGCCTATGACTGGGTGGATGACTGGGGACGGGTGCGGTTCTCACTCGAGCGCGCTGCCTTCCGCCCGCTGGGTCTTTGCAGCCGCGCCGTCCACGTGAATGGTTACATCGAAGACGGCGGCATCTGGATTGCCCGTCGCGCCCTGCACAAAGCCGTGGACCCCGGCAGGCTGGACAATATGACCGCGGGCGGTATTGCCGCCGGGGAAACCGTACGCGACTGCCTGTTGCGCGAACTGGCCGAAGAGGCCGGGATCCCCACCCGCCTGGCCTTGCTGGCTCGTCCCGCCGGCGTGCTGCGCAGCCAGCGCCGCGAGCCGGATGGCATACACGACGAAATGCTCTACTGCTTTGACCTCGCCCTGCCGCCCGACTTTGTGCCTATCAATACCGATGGCGAGGTCGACGGCTTTGAACTCCTTGATGCCGATGAGGCCGCCGCCCGACTGGGCGAAATGACACTCGATGCGGCATTGGTCACCGCCGCCTGGCTGGATCGCTGGATGGATGGCGAGGTCTGA
- the xseA gene encoding exodeoxyribonuclease VII large subunit has translation MNPLLSSPGLVWSVAELNRSVKTLIEREIPLVWVAGEISNLTIAASGHCYFSLKDAQAQVRCVMFRNRAMLLPFKPREGMKVEARAQVTLYEARGDFQLNLEAMRPAGLGALYEAFELLKQRLAAEGLFDAARKRPLPLQPRAIGIVTSPQAAALRDVIATLRRRAPHLPVVLYPTPVQGEGAAQQIARRIAEANARKEVDVLLVCRGGGSIEDLWSFNEEVVARAIAGSQLPVVSGVGHETDFTIADFVADLRAPTPTAAAELVSPDRSAQLARLAELARRSGWLLRQALERRMQKLDLLASRLLHPGERIARQRERLAGVAVRRDQAYARGLERARWRLEGMQLRISRQRPDPAALGALLVARRARLQELHGRQQQLRQRSLAALVDRLEGLNPEAVLARGYSMVTSRDGKVISDAATLKAGQVVSMRFAKGEARAVIDSAGAEQGKLF, from the coding sequence ATGAACCCCTTGTTGTCAAGCCCCGGCCTGGTATGGTCGGTCGCCGAGTTGAACCGAAGCGTCAAAACCTTGATCGAGCGGGAAATTCCGCTTGTCTGGGTGGCGGGCGAGATATCCAATCTCACCATCGCCGCCAGCGGGCACTGTTATTTTTCGCTCAAGGATGCACAGGCTCAGGTGCGCTGCGTGATGTTCCGCAACCGCGCCATGCTGCTGCCGTTCAAACCGCGCGAAGGTATGAAAGTGGAGGCGCGCGCGCAGGTCACCCTTTACGAGGCACGAGGGGATTTCCAGCTCAATCTGGAAGCCATGCGTCCCGCGGGTCTGGGTGCGCTGTACGAGGCTTTCGAGTTGCTCAAGCAACGGCTGGCGGCAGAGGGTCTGTTCGATGCCGCCCGCAAACGACCCTTGCCATTGCAGCCCCGCGCCATCGGCATCGTTACCTCCCCGCAGGCTGCCGCTCTGCGTGATGTGATTGCCACCTTGCGCCGTCGTGCGCCGCATCTGCCTGTGGTGCTGTACCCCACGCCTGTGCAGGGCGAGGGCGCGGCGCAGCAGATTGCCCGTCGGATTGCCGAGGCGAATGCGCGCAAGGAGGTGGATGTGCTGCTGGTCTGTCGCGGTGGCGGCAGCATTGAAGACCTCTGGTCGTTCAATGAGGAAGTCGTGGCGCGGGCGATAGCCGGCAGCCAATTACCCGTTGTAAGTGGCGTGGGTCATGAAACCGACTTCACGATTGCCGATTTTGTGGCCGATCTGCGTGCGCCTACGCCAACGGCAGCGGCTGAGTTGGTCTCACCCGACCGCAGTGCCCAGCTCGCGCGCCTTGCCGAACTGGCGCGGCGTAGCGGCTGGTTGTTGCGGCAGGCGCTGGAGCGGCGCATGCAGAAGCTGGATCTGCTGGCGAGCCGCCTGTTGCATCCGGGTGAACGGATTGCGCGGCAGCGAGAGCGGCTGGCGGGTGTCGCCGTCCGCCGGGACCAAGCCTATGCGCGAGGACTTGAACGCGCACGCTGGCGACTTGAAGGGATGCAGCTTCGCATCTCGCGCCAGCGGCCGGACCCGGCGGCGCTGGGGGCGCTGCTGGTAGCGCGCAGGGCAAGGTTGCAGGAGCTGCACGGTCGGCAGCAGCAGTTGCGCCAGCGCAGCCTTGCGGCGCTGGTCGATCGGCTGGAAGGGCTGAATCCTGAAGCGGTACTGGCACGCGGTTACAGCATGGTCACCAGCCGCGATGGCAAGGTGATCAGTGATGCGGCCACGCTGAAAGCGGGTCAGGTTGTCTCGATGCGCTTTGCCAAGGGCGAAGCCCGGGCCGTCATCGATTCGGCCGGTGCCGAACAGGGCAAGCTGTTCTGA
- a CDS encoding glutaredoxin family protein, giving the protein MRSSVCLSLCLALLLPTSALAAKVYQWKDANGNVVFSDQPPPGQQTKPRDVKTNVIQTSGGTFSTREAIRKNPVILWSNNCGQNCDEARSLLAKRGVPYSLRNPQSSDAEADQLKKIAGDLIVPVLQVGDKVLKGFQDANWDSALDAAGYGKQADPTLKDAQPAAPKAGSQGAAASSTTKP; this is encoded by the coding sequence ATGAGGTCCTCAGTCTGCCTGTCTCTCTGCTTGGCGCTGCTATTGCCCACGTCGGCACTGGCTGCCAAGGTGTATCAATGGAAAGACGCCAATGGCAACGTGGTGTTCTCGGATCAGCCGCCACCGGGTCAGCAAACCAAGCCGCGTGATGTGAAAACCAATGTGATCCAGACCAGCGGTGGCACCTTCTCGACCCGCGAGGCCATCCGCAAGAATCCAGTGATCCTGTGGAGCAATAACTGCGGGCAAAACTGCGACGAAGCCCGCTCCCTGCTGGCCAAGCGCGGCGTACCTTACAGCCTGCGCAACCCGCAATCGAGTGATGCCGAGGCCGATCAGCTGAAGAAGATTGCTGGCGATCTGATCGTGCCGGTCCTGCAAGTGGGGGACAAGGTGCTCAAGGGCTTCCAGGATGCCAACTGGGATTCGGCGCTGGACGCTGCCGGGTATGGCAAGCAGGCCGACCCCACCCTCAAGGATGCGCAGCCGGCAGCACCGAAGGCGGGCTCGCAAGGTGCCGCCGCCTCGTCGACGACCAAGCCCTGA
- the tsaA gene encoding tRNA (N6-threonylcarbamoyladenosine(37)-N6)-methyltransferase TrmO — protein sequence MNWHMQAIGRIESCYREKFAIPRQPGLAPSSEATLHLLPPYDHPDTVRGLDAFSHVWVLFVFHETAAQGWRPTVRPPKLGGNRRVGVFATRSTFRPNPIGLSVARLAGIDTDGGVRIHLAGIDLLDGTPVLDLKPYLGYADAIADAGNGYADDGSQPLTVVFDPAAEVTLLEQAQRLPKLRQLIAEVLAQDPRPGYADDPDRDYGMQLYDLNIRWRTQAGVARVTSITAA from the coding sequence ATGAACTGGCACATGCAGGCCATCGGCCGGATCGAAAGCTGTTACCGCGAGAAGTTTGCGATTCCGCGCCAGCCCGGTCTCGCGCCCAGTTCCGAGGCCACGCTGCATCTGCTGCCGCCCTATGACCACCCCGATACCGTGCGCGGGCTCGATGCCTTCAGCCATGTGTGGGTGCTGTTCGTCTTTCACGAAACCGCCGCGCAAGGTTGGCGACCCACAGTGCGCCCCCCCAAGCTGGGCGGCAACCGCCGGGTCGGCGTGTTTGCCACACGCTCGACCTTCCGCCCCAACCCCATCGGCCTGTCGGTCGCACGCCTCGCCGGTATTGATACCGATGGCGGCGTACGCATCCATCTTGCCGGTATCGACCTGCTCGACGGCACGCCTGTGCTCGATCTCAAGCCCTACCTCGGTTACGCCGACGCGATTGCCGACGCGGGCAACGGCTATGCCGACGATGGCAGCCAGCCGCTTACCGTCGTGTTCGACCCGGCTGCAGAAGTCACCCTGCTTGAACAAGCACAGCGCCTGCCCAAGCTGCGCCAGCTGATCGCCGAAGTGCTTGCGCAAGACCCGCGTCCCGGCTATGCCGACGACCCGGATCGTGACTACGGCATGCAGCTTTACGATCTGAACATCCGCTGGCGCACGCAGGCAGGCGTGGCCCGCGTCACCAGCATCACGGCAGCATGA
- a CDS encoding ABC transporter substrate-binding protein — translation MLRTLLIFCVALLGVTQAADKPLRLGTLDVAPYGYLTTKGRPDGAFFLLGNRIGEVAGVPTRNTLLPTARLYAMLERKQLDLAITSVSLDTKAGMINLGRVWRFEGVVVYRPELGLTPRALAEFRPYLIGRLNHSCPVLSRQGMRVYELTDISQGLRMLQAGRLDGLCGEAGSLNAAAHSSGIDMHRFAEPFVFLSTDVSVYANPTLPADTLARLSAAIRQLNETGDTERLISKYIGISPSKPSPPLRSRR, via the coding sequence ATGCTGCGCACACTGCTGATCTTTTGCGTCGCGCTGCTCGGCGTCACCCAGGCTGCCGACAAGCCCCTGCGGCTCGGCACGCTGGATGTGGCCCCCTATGGCTATCTCACGACCAAGGGTCGCCCGGATGGCGCGTTCTTCTTGCTGGGTAACCGCATCGGCGAAGTTGCCGGCGTGCCGACCCGCAACACCTTGCTACCTACCGCAAGGCTGTACGCCATGCTGGAGCGCAAGCAGCTTGATCTGGCGATTACCAGTGTCTCGCTGGATACCAAGGCGGGCATGATCAACCTTGGCAGGGTCTGGCGGTTTGAGGGCGTCGTGGTGTATCGCCCGGAACTCGGGCTAACCCCCCGCGCGCTGGCCGAATTTCGCCCCTATCTGATCGGGCGGCTCAACCACTCCTGTCCGGTGCTGAGCCGGCAGGGCATGCGGGTTTATGAACTCACCGATATCAGCCAGGGCCTGCGCATGCTCCAGGCAGGGCGCCTGGATGGACTGTGCGGTGAAGCGGGTTCGCTGAATGCCGCCGCCCACTCCAGCGGCATTGATATGCATCGCTTTGCCGAGCCCTTCGTGTTCCTGAGCACCGATGTCAGCGTCTATGCCAACCCCACTTTGCCCGCCGACACCCTGGCAAGACTGAGCGCCGCCATACGCCAGCTCAACGAGACCGGTGACACCGAGCGGCTGATCAGCAAATATATTGGTATCAGCCCAAGCAAACCCTCGCCCCCGCTGCGGAGTCGCCGATGA
- the kdsB gene encoding 3-deoxy-manno-octulosonate cytidylyltransferase, which yields MSFVAIVPARLASSRLPEKPLADIGGKPMVVRVVERALQSGARAVHVATDDQRIFDVVKAHGHSVLMTRPEHTSGTERLAEAADLLGLTDDVAVVNVQGDEPLIDPALIDAVAAMLQRDNTLPMSTACHAITSAADMFNPNVVKVVLDHAGRALYFSRASIPYARDAFQQSREALPADLPVHRHVGIYGYRAGFLRQYRTLAPCALEQFEALEQLRVLWHGFAIGVTQIAHAPEAGVDTPEDLERVRQRWQALQQTK from the coding sequence GTGAGCTTTGTGGCCATCGTCCCGGCACGGCTGGCATCAAGCCGCCTGCCCGAAAAGCCGTTGGCGGATATAGGCGGCAAGCCCATGGTCGTGCGCGTGGTAGAGCGTGCGCTGCAAAGCGGCGCGCGTGCCGTACATGTGGCCACCGATGACCAACGCATTTTCGATGTGGTAAAGGCCCACGGCCATAGCGTGCTGATGACGCGGCCCGAGCACACGTCCGGCACCGAGCGTCTGGCCGAAGCGGCGGACCTGCTGGGGCTGACCGACGATGTTGCCGTGGTCAACGTGCAAGGCGATGAACCGCTGATCGACCCGGCGTTGATCGACGCCGTTGCCGCCATGTTGCAGCGCGACAACACCTTGCCCATGAGCACCGCATGCCACGCCATCACTAGCGCTGCGGACATGTTCAACCCGAACGTCGTCAAGGTGGTGCTTGACCACGCAGGCCGTGCGCTCTACTTTAGCCGGGCTAGCATTCCCTACGCCCGCGATGCGTTCCAACAGAGCCGCGAGGCGTTGCCTGCCGACCTACCGGTCCATCGGCATGTCGGCATCTACGGCTACCGCGCCGGTTTTCTGCGTCAATACCGCACCCTGGCTCCCTGTGCGCTGGAGCAGTTCGAGGCTCTCGAACAGCTGCGCGTGCTCTGGCATGGCTTTGCGATAGGCGTGACCCAGATTGCCCATGCGCCCGAAGCCGGGGTGGACAC
- a CDS encoding MotA/TolQ/ExbB proton channel family protein, protein MLAIIQAAGWPIYLIILASIIAVAIILERLISLRRSQVLPDGLLALTVQEYRQSGVNADMLSRLQASSPLGRVLAAGLKNVKSSRDIMRESIEESGRAVAHDLERFLTTLGTIATAAPLMGLLGTVIGMIEIFGSQAPTGGTNPTMLAHGISVALYNTAFGIIVAIPALVFYRHFRSSVDSFVVEMEQQAIKLVEVVHGERG, encoded by the coding sequence ATGCTCGCCATTATCCAGGCAGCCGGTTGGCCGATCTACCTGATCATCCTGGCATCGATCATCGCCGTGGCGATCATCCTTGAACGGCTGATCAGCCTGCGCCGCTCGCAAGTCCTGCCAGACGGTCTGCTCGCTCTGACGGTACAGGAATACCGCCAGTCCGGCGTCAACGCCGACATGCTCTCCCGCCTGCAAGCCAGCTCGCCCTTGGGTCGCGTGCTCGCTGCCGGCCTCAAGAACGTGAAGAGCAGCCGCGACATCATGCGCGAGTCCATCGAGGAGAGCGGCCGCGCCGTCGCCCATGATCTCGAACGATTCCTGACCACGCTGGGCACCATTGCCACTGCCGCCCCGCTGATGGGCCTGTTGGGTACCGTGATCGGCATGATCGAGATCTTTGGCTCGCAAGCGCCGACCGGGGGCACCAACCCGACCATGCTCGCACATGGCATCTCGGTGGCGCTCTACAACACGGCGTTCGGCATTATTGTCGCGATTCCGGCGCTGGTGTTCTACCGCCACTTCCGCAGCAGCGTGGACAGCTTTGTCGTCGAAATGGAACAGCAGGCGATCAAGCTGGTTGAAGTTGTCCACGGTGAACGAGGTTAA